GTGGCATATTCGGCTGGTCATGGTCAAGAAGGAAAGTCGAAATAGAAGAATAATGTAGAAAAGGTTGAAATGGtgtttgttgttgttttctATATCTTTGTAGATGTTTTAAAGTGTTATAGGGTGTAGGTGTAGTACTTAGTGTTGTTCGCACTCAGGTATCAATCTACGACCGattctaagtttttttttttttttttttttagtaaggAATAACTGTGTCGAGTTGGTCATGGCCAAGGATATGGGGTCAGAGGCTGTTGTTTGACTAAGATTTGTGGGTTATTAGGTGTGTTTCCAGTGGCTTGGAACCTTGGGTCCGGTCCATCTAAGTGCGGGAATGGAACTAGACACAGAACGTTGCAATTGGAGGGAAGCCATATGCGGCAACCCGTGTGTTGCCTTTATTGTGCGCGCCAAATGCTTGTGAACATTGGAGGCAATTTCTTTAGTTGCTGACTATTGCTAGATAGGCGGGTGGTTACTTGCCAAATCAGATAAGCCTTATCTTGTTTCTTAAATTCTTGTACATTCGAAATAGACCAATGGTTGGGTCCTGTCAACCATAAATATGTTGGTTAGCTACAAATGGTTACGCCAAGTGTTTGTAGAAATATTCCTTATATACTTAGTGAAATCACTGTTATTAAACCCGATTCGATCCGACGGTTCAACTGGTCAATCCGATGAACTTGCCATGACATCGAGTTTGGTTGTTAATAGGATTAGTTGTGCAAGAAATCTGTTGACTTGTCAATGGACCAGCGGTTCAATCGGTCAACTCGATTGAACCGTACGATTTTATAAGGAAcctgagttgttgtgtgaaaaAGTTTTAAAACATGTTGAAGCGAACATGAGACCTCACATATGAAAATAAAGTGCAATCACCACTAGACCAACAACCCATTTAGTGCTTGTTTTGTCCttcttatattatatattaaacttttattttaattttatttctccaaaacaaaatttgtttggaatcttttaataattttattattctCCAAATTCTATAAGTTAtgaaatggatttaaaaaataaagtattacacaattcattttaaagacaaatatcaTTCTTAATAaccttttgcacttaaaattcgtaaataaactagataattacacttagataaaattttatacttgaaatttggtggattactaattaaatttaagTTTTATTAATTCCTATAAGAATTAATGACTCTATAATAAATTGGACTAACTGAACATTTACTATGGTATAGTTTATTATAGTTTCAATTACCGGTTGGATTACTCACCTATTGGTTGAACCACTAACCCGTTGACTCATCTTTTTTGCCGAGTTCCTCCCTGGgccgagtttaataactatgagtGAAATGCAAGGTTGGCTTGTTCTGCGTGCCAAGTATTTGTAGAAATATTTTTTATATACTTTGTGAAATGCAAGGTTGGCCTTTTGACAGTAAAGTATGAGCGCGTTGTTCTTTCATTTTTGCCGAAGTGTTCTACTGTGAATACTTGTAAATGTATTTCGAGACCGCTAACTAGTGAGTGACTTACTAGTACAATTACTTGTGTAGGTGAGACACCTTGTAACACCTATCCATAAGCCATAATAATGAACGCATAATTTATGCACATATACTAGAGTACTCTTTCTTTCACGTAACAAGTTTTGACTTTTGCAAAATATGTACCTTATTCAAGTACTAATTAGTAATTAAGACCATGTGCCGGATCAGTAATCTATGGACGGCATCTCTTgcttctgaaaaaaaaaaaaaggaaggaaggcATCTCCTGTTCCACTTGCTTGCGCATACTCCTTCATATTTCTTGGCTTCACAAGAATTCCTACCAGTAAGAATAATATATACAGAACCAAAACCTGGAATAAGGGTGCAAGTCAAAAAATGGATCATCCAGATGAACTTGTTCCCCACGTACTAATCTTCCCTTTACCCATTCAAAGTCCTGTGAATAGTATGCTGAAGCTAGCCGAACTTTTGTGCCTTGCTGGGCTTCACGTAACATTCCTCAACACAAAGCACAACCACAATCGTCTCCTGCGTTGCACGAATATTCACTCTCGTTTAGATCAATATCAAGGAAGATTCCACCTGGAAAACGTCGATGATGGCCTTCCAGATGAAGATCCTCGTACTGCTGAACAGTTTACAGAGATTCTCGATTCTTTGCAGAGTGTGGCTGAGCCTTTCTTAACTGAGGTACTGAGCGGTGAACGTTTTAGTTGTAACAGTAGTAAACGGCCTCCAGTTACATGCATCATAGCCGATGGATTGTACTACTATGTTCTTGATGTTGCTGAGGAGATGGGAATCCCATTCATATTTTTCGAAACCATCAGCCCTTGTTGTCTGTGGGTTTACATGTGCATTCCCAAACTCATTGAAACTGGTGAACTCCCCTTCAAAGGTAATTATCAATTCACCACCTCAATTTTGTGTTTCATGGAGCTTTCATTCTTACCCCTCTGCCTCCTCCCCTTGCCAACTCCATCACAGAAAATTTTGTGCTAGATTGTGTGCATAATTAGTAGGGCCAATTCGATCAAAACTTTTTGCGTGACTAAGGTGTTGTTGttcattttattatttagaaGAACCTTTTCATGATGATAACATCTTCAACTCTTCTCTTCTCCCGTTTGCTTTTCTGTTCACACACTCAAAAGTTTCGTTTTTCTCGAATTTGTTAATGAAGTTGACTTTGGGAAGAGGGCAATTGCATATGGTATTGTTACTATTCTATtaggttgaaaaagaaaattttataaaggccaaaaaaaaaaaccgaacAGGGATTTTGTATTTTGCAAAAGAAATAACCATAACTGACTGTCTCCAACGAATTTGTATACATATTAACTGTTATATAGAATCTTGAGAAAAACcgaactttttttttgttttttgaagatCCTTGGGAGAAGAGCAGGCAAAGAATTGACCATTGGTTGCTTAGTATATAAAATACTTGTGTCTGTGTATAGTATCAAAATTCTGCAAAGGCAATTTTCAATTAATAGATCTTCATCCAGAAGACTTTCACAGTATCTTAATTTAATGACAAGAAAGTAAGACACTCAattcaagataaagaaaatcCTGGCTCTAGTTTGAACACGCACCTAAACCGAAACAACAAATAAATAACTCATTCTTTTTGATTTGTTATGTATATTCCTAGTTGATTTGTTATGTATATTCTGAAGTGAGTCACATGAATATTGCAGCTGTATAATAATTTCGTGAACCTGAAAGATTGAGCCAAACCTAAAAGCTACATTATGATTTTTGATGAAGTTATACATGAGATTCTAAGTCGAGaaattttatccaaacaaaacataatttatatgttattACTACATGAATGATGCACGAATTTGGCCGCCAAGATGAACCCACCAAATgcatattaaatttttttgaacCAAATTAAATACGTCCAGGCAGTGATACTTATTTAGACGAAGATTAAAGCTCTAATCCTGACTTCATGTAGCATAaaaggaaaaatcgttcaaaatatttctcatattttgtcaaatgaatttttcctctttcacttttaaaatggtAATTTTACATCTCTTATAAAATATTTAAGTCACTAAAATTTGGCtccaaatgaaattttgggtccttcacttttaaaatgataaCTTTACATTTCTTACAAAATTAAATCAGTAAAATTTGGTACCAATCTAAACTGTTTACCACTTTTTATCCTGAGTCCATCACGTGACATACACATGGTCAATTTTTTTAGAGGTAAAAAGGTAAGATACTATTTGCAGTAAAACGAATAACTGATTCATATTTAGTTTTGCCCCTAAAACAATAGGATCTTACCCGAATCATATTCATTTTTCCTAAAAAAGTGGGATCTGACAttttttgtatataaaaaatGATTGCATGTGAGTTGCATAGTGATTTCAGAATAAAATGTTGTGAAAAACTTATGTTGGTATCAAATTTTATTAACTTGAATTTGTAAATAACGTGAATTTAATATTTAgacaaattacactttaccccctgtGATTTAGTGTTTTTCTACATAACCCTCTATGACttcaaaaattatacataacccccttatgatttgaattaaagtgtcaaagtgataAAAATGATCAGTCATAAcgagtcacctaaaatgtcgAAAATACCCATATATAAAgctgaaaattatttattaaccaaggagggttatgtgtatattttgaaaaccataaggGAGTTATATAGTAAAGTATTAAATCATAAGAAgattatatggtaaaacataaaATCTTACAGGGttagtgtgtcatgtatttataagggtaatttcgatatttttaaGACTCTGTTACAaatgatcatttccgtcactttgatactttaattTAAACCATGAGAgggttatatatagtttttgaaatcaCAGGGggtttatataaaaaaaatactaacCACAAGGGGGTAAATTGTAATTTGCCCTTAATATTTAAAAGTGTAtgctaaaaatattatttagcGAATTGTaaggacgttttgaacgatttttctagtataaattttaaattatcaGGTGAGTTTGTAACAAGTAGGAGTTTCTAAAAGATAAGAGTTTGATATATAAATTAAATTTGAGATAATCCCGTATTGAGAGTCGACAAAGACCAGCACTTGCGCATTTGTTTACCCTATTGCATCAGGTAATGACTTGGACGCAGAAGTAAAAAGCATACCGGGCATGGAAGGATTGTTAAGGTGTCGCGATCTTCCGGACTTCTGCAGGCGTGATTGCAAGGCTGACCGTGGTGCCCAACTGGTGATGGAAGAAATTCGAAACATTCCACGGGCGGCTGGGCTTATACTGAATACGTTTGAAGCCCTCGAAGGGCCCTTTCTTTCCCATATACATTCTCAAGCTCCTAATTTGTATGCCATTGGGCCGTTACAACTTCACCTGAAGACAAAACTTGCAGCTCAATCCAGAGAACTACCAGCAGCTGTATCAAACAGCTTCTGGGTAGAAGATGCCAGTTGCCTATGCTGGCTGGACAGCCAACCATTGAAGACTGTAATTTATATAAGCTTCGGAAGCCTCAAAAACATAACGAAGGATGAGTTTTTAGAATTTTGGCATGGAATAGTAAACAGTGGACAAAGGTTCCTTTGGGTCATCAGGCCAGGCTCTATCAATGGACAGAAGTTGGAGCAGCATGATGACTTCTTGAAGGAACTGAACGAAGATACAAAAGAAAGGGGCCTGATTTTGAGTTGGGTTCCACAAGAAGAGGTGATAGGCCACCCGGCAATTGGTGGATTTCTAACTCATAGTGGATGGAACTCAACATTGGAAAGCATAATTGCTGGAGTTCCAATGATTTGTTGGCCATGCTATGTGGATCAGCAAGTGACTTCTAGGTTAGTGAGTGAAACTTGGACGCTCGGATTGGACATGAAAGATACTTGTAACAGATCCATCATTGAGAAAATGGTTAGGGATATAATTGAAAGAAGATGTGTTTTTGATCAATGCGCAGACAAGTTGTCAAAGTTGGCCAGACAAAGTGTTGCGGCGGGTGGATCATCTCACATTGATTTGGACCGTCTCATTGGAGACATCAAAAAGTTGAGTCTCAAAGGAGATACAAatgcaagttttctttcttAGTTGTGTCGTGATGGGTCCCCAATTTGCAATGCTAACTAAAGGGAGTTGGATCTAACTGTGAGGGTTAATTGTATTGGAAATtggggtaatttttttttttttttttgcctttctttGGTACTTTCAGTGGTGTGTCACCATTCAACGAACTTTTATTTATAATTGGTAATGCAGGTTGACTTAGTTGGTGAGAACAGTTAATTCCTCGCAAAAGGTCGTGTGTCTGAATCTCATTGCTGATGTGAGGACCGTGTTAGTAAACAATCTATTAGAATCCTTGTAAGCGACTTATGGTTCTAGGGTTATGTTCTGACCCATATTGGTAATCGGAGTCGAATCTATCCAAACTTTTATTtatagaaaaaatataaaatataaaaagttCTCTGTGGTTAAACTAATATGTAGAAAAGCCATTTATAAttttaaatcatatattccagtCCCTTGTGGTTTGAACTAATTTGAAATAGTAACCCAAATCATTAAAACTAAGGGAGGCAGAAAAATGACATAATGACAGAAAAACTACCTATGGTTAAGCCAACCTATAGAAAAGTCCCCTATGATTACCTATTGCTGCCACCATCATTCTCCACCTTCTACCATCACCCTTCCTTCCATCACAAACCCTCTACCTCTCATTTTATCTCCTCTCCCTTGCCTCTCCCTCTTTCTCTTCCACTCCCTCCCTTGCaccctttcctttcctttgtaGCTCCTTTTTTGCACCTCCTCACCTCCTTTTTGTGACCAAATTTGTCACAGAAGAGAGAAGGAGGGGGGCAGGGAGAGGGCGATCTGGTCGCAACCCTTTATCCACACCTCTTTCCTCTCTCCCGTGATCAATTATGGTTGCTGGAAAGAGAAAGGGTGTATGAAAGTGACCGTGAGAGGAGCAAAGAGAGTAAGGCGCGCGTAGGGGAGGGAGGAAAGGGAAGGGAGataaggaagaagaagaggggGTGGTAATGGAAGGGAGGGTGGTGATTGCATGTGGAGAGTGGTGGTGGCAAGAGGTAGGGGTGATGGTGAAGAAAGAGATGAGGgtggtattttatttttatttatttatttttgtttagaaATAAGGTGAGTTGTATTTGAGAGTTTTTGTTCATTTATTTGGTGTATAGAAATAAGATGAATTGTACTTGGGAGTTTtaggttgtttttcaaaattttatgagCTCTAAAGGGTATAATAGGTATATTAGCTAAAAAttggatttaaaaaattttaggtCAAGCACTTGCAGTACAGTTGCATTTATCTCAAATTCGTTAATTTAAATGATTTTCATCGATTTTTAACGTTAGTTCAAACCACAGAGTACTCGATTGTATGATTTGAAACCACGGAGTACAATTTGTATCTCAAATTGTATGATTTGACCCGATTGTTGTTACCAGGACAAATACTTGCAAAAGAGATGAACCCATTAATATAGACGATTTCATCATTTTCTTAAACTAATTCAAATCACGAGATATTAGAGTGTATGTTTTAAAATTATAGGGGACTTTTATAGATTCTCTTAATCATAGGAGGCTTTTCTgtattttaccaaaaaaaatggTCAGTGGACTTTTCACTTGAGCTTAATTCTTACGCCTTATTTGGATTGTGGTTTTCTAattcaaaatatttatttttttcatgaaCATATCTCTGAATCActatttttatctcatatacatcaaattactataatatatttttatacaaGAACTTCAAAAAGTAGCAGTCCAAATGTGACCTACCATCATCCATGCCTTTGCTTCTTCTCCTTATCCTTTTGTAAACTTTTTGGATGTTATAGCTGCAAAGTTATGTTGATAAGTAACTATTTTGTGCTATATTTGAATCatattttatattaattttcatcAATATTTTAATATTATAAGAAAAAAATAGTCCATTTTAGTTAGAATTAGTTCTAAATGATGCTTAGTGCTTAAAGGAGATTTTTGTCCCTTTTACAtgcatattttttattatttttgtaggAATTGAAATTGGACTTCATTTTGGACAAGAAATAAGTTTGCATTATATTGATTGAAGTCCTAAACTTCACAAGGTTGACAAGTTTCAAAAGTGGTTCGattcattaaaaaaagaaaacgaaGGAATTTGTTGAAAATGAAAGTAGACTCGAATCCCCCAAACAATCAGACCAATTTTTTGAGGGATTCGAGGTAGAAATTTTTGGCCAAACAGGAGAGGAATTGGACCAAGGAATCTGGCCGATTTTTGGAGGGATTGCTTGGAGAgattttgatcaaattttgcGGTTTCAACTTGCGCAACTTGATTTCAATTCCATCATTTCACACCTTTTGAGGGACAATGTCGAAAATTTGCAGCTGTGTAAAGTGGAGATTCTAGCAACAAGTCTTGACCCTATTTCTTCAGTAATTCTTGACAAAAATAGTGTCGTCTAGAGGACAAAAAGCCTTTCATAACGAAAAAGAATAAGGCGACACTCAGGATGAAAATGATGGCAACTGAAATTTGTAATCCGACCGCATCCCATCTTGGATGGCACAATATTCGATTCAGACCAACAATTTGTCTGGCATACAttaaggaattaaggaaagacAACCACTATCAAGGTATTGGCAAAACCTCATTGACGGCTTCGTTTTGTAATTGTACGTATTGGGTTTTTAGATTATCAAGGAATGACAATCACTATCAAGGTATTTTAAGTTTAAATGTAGATTATATATTATTCATTCAACCATAAGAGTGAGAGTATATATACTGTctgtgtatataaaattaactcttatttttattcttcttttttagtaTTACTATCAAAAGTGATAGAAAAATCACAAGATGCCTAAGGAAGATAGTGAGATAAAAAGTAAGGAAAGttagaaaataatcataagaGTAGAGGAGAgagaaattataaaattatgacACAAATATTGTAATTAATTGTGTTTCGTACTGTAAATTATTGTCTTCcttttttggcctttttctATATCCCATCCTTTGTTTCAACCCAAGCAATCTTCAAATGCCACTACCAACCATGGCAGCTCCGCCGCTCCTCCATTCAACTCAAGACCAGATTGCCAAATAActatattaaaataatattttatgatgggatgtaaataaaaaaaatgattaaaaaaatgaaaagacaaCAGCAAAACGTGTTCGTGATATAAgcgataaattttatgagaaaaAAGGTTGctaaagaaaatagaaaagttCTCGGAGACTCCAAGTTCACTTGTTAATTTTTACTTGCAAACTACGCTATGTACCTATCAAAACTCTTCTACGACTCTAAGGATTTTATATTTACAAAAGATTGTTGTCAAAATCACaaggaataaaaaataaaaagcataGCCACCAACCACGAATCCACCAGCATTGTCACAATTTGCTACTATGGAAGAAAGGGaaagtgaaaaaagaaagacaaagtaAATAGGATTAGTAAAGGCATAGTTATCAAATCCGACTAACAAGAAATCCCGCAGAGGGATCAGTTTAATGGATCACTAGTTCAACTAGTGGATTATTGATTGAATTCGTGGGtactaatttaatatttataaatataaaatagtaattttaatacgtattaaatatataataaagtgcTTTTAGATACTAATTATTGTACTTAGAAAGATATATAATGaacatataaatattaatagaacatttaatttcattttatcatacttttacataaataaataatatagtcAAATATATAACAAAATTGTGTCActtgttttcaaagatataCTTCCTTCGTCCCATTGAAAGTGCCCTACTTTTCATTTTCGGATGTTTCAAAATATTTGTCCTGTTGAGAAAGTTAAAATATCTTTTTAGTCTCTCTTTCCAATATAACCCGTTCCTCTAATCATTactattcaaattcaaattttgaatttgtgagagtaaaattaaaaagaaaaacaccaacatcacaatcaaatcactatttttaaaaagttggattcccaaaataagaccaaataattgggacggagggagtaacatcatttttttattattttattttttcataaaaataaataattttctaaCTACTCAAATATTGTCAGTTTGAAAATTAAAAGGATTAATTGTACAATAAAAAAGTAAACAAGTTTATTTAAAAACATAATTGgttatcaaataaaaattaagcaTGTGGTAAAATATTATGTACATTTAAATGATGATCCAATGTACAAATCTTGTAAAAGACATATACACACTTTGTTTTAAAAACAAAGATCCACAATTATTACAGAAAATGTCAACTGAAAAAACAAACGGTTCCCAGTTGAACCAGTGGGTTAAATGAGTTTGACTTGATTTAATGGAGTCAACTTCTTGTCCTATTAAACTAGAGATTTGGCCTGGCATGATGTTCGGGTCACCTTGCCAACCGGTTCAACCGTTGGGCTAAGATGAATTTGATAACTATGGGTAAAGGGATGAAGGAGAgggggaagaaaaaaagaaggaaggaGGGAAGAAAAATAGGGGGGCTTCAATCAGAGGTGGAGTTAGGCATGATAGcggccttttcttttttctttttggtatcAAATTCAGTAATGGGATCACTCTCACCAACTTGGTTTGTAATGATCATAATGTACTTTTAGATTTTGATAGTGATTGAACTATATTTATAGTCTATTAAATTATGCTTATTTGTTTTCCCAACCAAACAGTTACCTAGTTTCATCTAAGCCATTTTGTTATTAGAGTAATATTTTTCACAACTAATCTACCAAAAACGCAATAAAAAGTACAAATCTTCAATTAATTGTAAACCATTGTCCAATTTCTAGACAAGTGATTTTGTTATCAATTGTTTGCATCGTCACTATCGTTCCAGCTATCATGTCCAACGTGAAACTATCGCGTAACTAGCTGGGGGCATGTtggtaggtttttttttttttttttttgttaattgtcATCCCTACTCTTACTCTAATTACGGAAGAGGTTCAGTTGAACCTACGGAGGATCGATAGGGACAGAATCACCATCGGACCAGACAGGTGCACTACACACCCGTCTGGATTTGAAGCAGAACCACAAGAGTGACATTTTGGTGAGAGGCAAGTGTTTAAACCTTGTCTCACACCCCATCAAAGCCTTAAGAGCTTGGTGGTGGTCACCAGCCAAGAGCTGGTGATTGGGGCCATATTGGTAGTTGATGGACTACCAATTTGTAAACGGGACACAGCTGTTGGAGATTGTTTTTCAATATCTTTTCTCAAAGAACAAGCGGGTCCGTTTGGATTCTTTGTTTTTGCctctatttttgaaaaactgtttttcacattccaaatgctacagtaaatgtgtattttCAAAACAACTCAAAAAACACAGTACTTATTTACGTTTGTTTTATGTAACAAGATGGATATTGACATAATTGTTACTTTATACAAGCTAGGTAGTTTCCATCCTTATCCTATTGACACGAAAGTCAACAAAGTAAAGTGTTCTTCCTGTTCTTAATTAATAACCATCAAATGTTGGACCGCACGTTATCTTTTAGACAAGCTTCGAGAAGTTTTGTATCGATTCAAGGACTTGCTAATTCACATAGTCCACCTTGCACATTAAATAAAATCAAGTGAAATCTCATATGTTCAtacaaaaatttttcatttatttgagaACAACTATTAGACATATTTAGTAGGTGTTCCGACCTGCTTCCATCGCTAATGTTACTTCACAATGAAAATCGAAGGATACAAGAACTAGAAAGAGAGATTTGTTCCGCTCTACCTGTCCCGTTCCGTGCAAGGATTTGATTTTGGAGCTTTGCTTTGTTCCGTGCAAAATGAGATCAGCGATTCTGCAACTTGTTGCTCCAGTACAAATCCAATTCAACGGTAACAACACTAATTAGAAGATCTTTCACAAAGTGAAGTGAAAGAAAGTAAGgtaaaggaaaacaaaaataagttttCCACACACTTTTGGttactaaaaaaaaatattgagagaatataagaaattaataatgattaatagtagttattgaaatttttataaGTAACTAactatttttcttcaaaatcctATAAATTTTGCAAGACACAAAATGCAGACAAGTGtaagaaaatgcaagaaaaattttcaactttctaACCGACCAAACATGCATGAAAGATAAATAACTAATTTTCCTTTACTTTCCCACACATCTCCTTGCAAACGACATTAATGTTTACCAAACCCAAGATATTCCATCAGACTAAGTCAGTTTGCCTATTACCCACCTAAATTCATTAATCCCTTTCTCTAATCTCACCTTATCACATAAATTAATTTAGATCTACCAGTAAACAACATTAGTGAAATGAGGGATTCTGCTTTGTCTGTTTGTACATTTCCCACTGTTTATATCCAATCGATGGCAAGTGGCAACTAGATCAGACGGGATCATCTGTCCAATTTTATGTGTCCAATTTTCTATCCAACACAAAACTACGTAGTTTCACTTATTTTTGTGGCTGACATGGCACATAAAAATAAATACCTTTTTGGCTCCATTATACTTTTGGATATCTCTTCTTTTTTGAATTTCCTTTATTTACATATCTTTATTACAATTCCCAAAACCCTATTACTACCATAACAATTCCCAAGACCTGTTGCCGTGAGCGTCAAGAAGATTTGGGACTTCTTTGCCGATggtaaga
This sequence is a window from Coffea eugenioides isolate CCC68of chromosome 7, Ceug_1.0, whole genome shotgun sequence. Protein-coding genes within it:
- the LOC113777100 gene encoding 7-deoxyloganetic acid glucosyltransferase-like, with the translated sequence MDHPDELVPHVLIFPLPIQSPVNSMLKLAELLCLAGLHVTFLNTKHNHNRLLRCTNIHSRLDQYQGRFHLENVDDGLPDEDPRTAEQFTEILDSLQSVAEPFLTEVLSGERFSCNSSKRPPVTCIIADGLYYYVLDVAEEMGIPFIFFETISPCCLWVYMCIPKLIETGELPFKGNDLDAEVKSIPGMEGLLRCRDLPDFCRRDCKADRGAQLVMEEIRNIPRAAGLILNTFEALEGPFLSHIHSQAPNLYAIGPLQLHLKTKLAAQSRELPAAVSNSFWVEDASCLCWLDSQPLKTVIYISFGSLKNITKDEFLEFWHGIVNSGQRFLWVIRPGSINGQKLEQHDDFLKELNEDTKERGLILSWVPQEEVIGHPAIGGFLTHSGWNSTLESIIAGVPMICWPCYVDQQVTSRLVSETWTLGLDMKDTCNRSIIEKMVRDIIERRCVFDQCADKLSKLARQSVAAGGSSHIDLDRLIGDIKKLSLKGDTNASFLS